In Leptospira bouyouniensis, the following proteins share a genomic window:
- a CDS encoding lysophospholipid acyltransferase family protein, protein MIPDNKQKPYSKTKYIILSFVVHFIVRVWYLFVRNQKFIIPDESAKVIEQGKNYIIAVFHETTLSLYRHATQYLKRKKKADMVALVSQSKDGEIIHQTFARSGLRSVRGSSTRGGTGAFRNILKEMKQGAVPIFTVDGPKGPRKEVKPGVIVTASLTGFPILYLHSCYDRAYVFKSWDRHFFPKFGARLFIQYGKPFLVPKGLTESQIDEYAKKLEREMQENAESLETYVRGLFPDNSIDVPPKNEILTK, encoded by the coding sequence TTGATACCAGATAACAAACAAAAACCCTATTCCAAAACCAAATACATCATATTAAGTTTTGTTGTTCACTTCATCGTGAGAGTTTGGTATTTATTTGTTCGTAATCAAAAGTTTATCATTCCTGATGAATCTGCGAAAGTGATTGAACAAGGGAAAAACTACATCATTGCTGTTTTCCATGAAACCACACTTTCTTTGTACCGGCATGCAACGCAGTATTTAAAACGAAAGAAAAAAGCGGATATGGTGGCACTTGTCTCCCAATCCAAAGATGGAGAAATCATCCACCAAACTTTTGCTCGTTCTGGACTTCGATCTGTGCGTGGTTCTTCCACTAGAGGCGGAACAGGAGCCTTTCGAAATATCTTAAAAGAAATGAAACAGGGTGCCGTTCCCATCTTTACGGTGGATGGTCCCAAAGGCCCAAGAAAGGAAGTAAAACCTGGTGTGATTGTGACTGCATCTCTCACTGGTTTCCCGATTTTATACCTCCATTCTTGTTACGATCGTGCATATGTGTTTAAGAGTTGGGACCGCCATTTTTTTCCAAAATTTGGGGCTCGTCTATTCATCCAATATGGCAAACCCTTCCTTGTTCCAAAAGGCCTCACCGAAAGCCAAATCGATGAATATGCAAAAAAATTGGAACGAGAGATGCAAGAAAACGCCGAGTCGCTGGAAACCTATGTGCGTGGACTCTTTCCTGACAATTCTATTGACGTACCACCTAAAAACGAAATTTTAACCAAGTAA
- the metK gene encoding methionine adenosyltransferase, which yields MSSLKNYIFTSESVSEGHPDKVCDQISDAILDAYLAQDPKSRVACETLVTTNLVVIAGEITSKGKVDTQEIARNVIRKIGYNDINMYFDADFAVVASHVHAQSPDIAQGVNEGEGLHTEQGAGDQGLMFGFAIAETPELMPAPLYYSHKLLEHLSELRHTNKIDWLRPDAKSQVTIQYEDGKPKRVDTVVISTQHKPGVTHKQIEEAVIEECIKKMIPKELLTNTRYFINPTGKFEIGGPHGDTGLTGRKIIVDTYGGMGRHGGGAFSGKDPSKVDRSAAYMGRYIAKNVVAAGLAHKCEVQLAYAIGVAQPVSVLVDTFGTGTISDEEIAKRVLANFKLTPKGIVEGLDLLGKGRTYQETAAYGHFGRTGSTFTWEKTDKAEALKKG from the coding sequence ATGTCCTCTCTTAAAAACTATATCTTCACTTCCGAGTCCGTATCTGAAGGACACCCGGACAAAGTCTGTGACCAAATTTCTGATGCCATTCTTGATGCGTATTTAGCGCAAGATCCAAAGTCCCGTGTTGCATGTGAAACCCTTGTAACAACAAACCTCGTGGTAATCGCCGGTGAAATCACAAGTAAAGGAAAAGTAGACACACAAGAAATCGCTCGTAATGTGATTCGAAAAATCGGATACAACGACATCAATATGTATTTTGATGCAGACTTTGCTGTTGTTGCTTCCCACGTGCATGCACAATCTCCAGACATTGCCCAAGGGGTAAACGAAGGAGAGGGACTTCATACAGAACAAGGTGCTGGTGACCAAGGTTTGATGTTTGGTTTTGCGATTGCAGAAACTCCGGAACTAATGCCTGCTCCTTTGTATTACTCTCATAAACTCTTAGAGCATTTATCTGAACTTCGCCATACAAACAAAATTGATTGGCTTCGTCCTGATGCAAAATCTCAAGTTACCATCCAATACGAAGATGGAAAACCAAAACGTGTTGATACAGTGGTAATCTCCACCCAACACAAACCAGGTGTGACTCACAAACAAATCGAAGAAGCAGTCATTGAGGAATGTATCAAAAAAATGATTCCGAAAGAATTGTTAACAAACACTCGTTATTTCATTAACCCTACAGGTAAATTTGAGATTGGTGGTCCACATGGTGATACTGGTCTAACAGGACGCAAAATTATCGTAGATACTTACGGTGGAATGGGTCGCCATGGTGGTGGTGCATTCTCTGGTAAAGATCCTTCAAAAGTAGACAGATCTGCTGCCTATATGGGTCGTTATATTGCTAAAAACGTGGTGGCAGCTGGGCTTGCTCATAAATGTGAAGTTCAATTGGCATATGCGATTGGAGTGGCACAACCAGTATCCGTTCTTGTTGATACATTTGGAACAGGAACTATTTCCGATGAAGAGATTGCAAAACGTGTTCTAGCAAACTTCAAACTCACTCCAAAAGGAATCGTCGAAGGTTTAGACTTACTTGGAAAAGGAAGAACTTACCAAGAAACTGCAGCTTACGGTCACTTTGGTAGAACGGGAAGCACGTTTACTTGGGAAAAAACTGATAAAGCTGAAGCGTTAAAAAAAGGATAA